The Sulfurospirillum deleyianum DSM 6946 nucleotide sequence AAAATGAGTCCCAAAAAAATAAGGGACTCATTGACATGAATGTAACACTCAATCACTACACTCCCCTTCTCGTTTGCGCTGATGCCATTCGCACGTGTTGGCAAAGTTTTGATAAAAGCGATGAGGGTGGCGAAAAAGATAAAGAGCTTATTGACCGCGTAGGCAATAAATTTAAACACGCTTCAACCTTAGAACATTTGGTTTATAACTTTTACATTGAAGGTATTTCTCGTGCCTTGCTTCAAGAACTCTCCCGTCACCGTATGGCATCACTCTCCGTTAAATCCACACGCTATACCCTTAAAGAATTAAAACATGAAGAGAGCTTTACATGTAAAGATGTGAAGCGTGCTGAAAAGTACCTTGTTT carries:
- the thyX gene encoding FAD-dependent thymidylate synthase; protein product: MNVTLNHYTPLLVCADAIRTCWQSFDKSDEGGEKDKELIDRVGNKFKHASTLEHLVYNFYIEGISRALLQELSRHRMASLSVKSTRYTLKELKHEESFTCKDVKRAEKYLVLTGVEMVDEMSIKALENLRLVLVEGISNDKAKYCLPESYKTELTWTINARSLQNFLTLRSDKSALWEIQNLAHALYNALPEEHTYLFSIKEPS